In Zingiber officinale cultivar Zhangliang chromosome 8B, Zo_v1.1, whole genome shotgun sequence, a single genomic region encodes these proteins:
- the LOC122013805 gene encoding non-specific lipid transfer protein GPI-anchored 1-like, with protein sequence MSSSNRSMALILLCAVVVVVAAADDSLQQQQCAQASSSLFPCIDYGDGHSDRPSSDCCTTVGDIRSTRPVCLCFVIQQTHNASSGFRTLGLRVDRLLTLPAACSLVNASVSNCPGN encoded by the coding sequence ATGAGCAGCAGCAACAGAAGCATGGCTCTTATTCTCCTGTGCGCGGTGGTGGTGGTGGTAGCGGCTGCTGATGATTCTCTGCAGCAGCAGCAGTGTGCGCAGGCGAGCAGTAGCCTCTTCCCCTGCATCGACTACGGCGACGGCCACAGCGACAGACCGTCCAGCGACTGCTGCACCACCGTGGGCGACATCCGCAGCACACGGCCGGTCTGCCTCTGCTTCGTCATACAACAGACGCACAACGCCTCCTCCGGCTTCCGCACCCTCGGCCTCCGGGTCGACCGCCTCCTCACGCTCCCCGCTGCCTGCAGCCTCGTCAACGCCAGCGTTAGCAATTGCCCAGGCAATTAA
- the LOC122015873 gene encoding pentatricopeptide repeat-containing protein At3g26782, mitochondrial-like yields MRTRSLPPRVLSKAFSSTSAAALAAHFGRVIDTSSLASWNSIIADLARAGDSIHALRAFASLRRLHLRPDCSSFAPALKSAAALASLESGRQLHLLSLRFGLLPDLFVASSLIDMYAKCRELADARRAFDESRHRNAVIWTAMVTGYVCNNAPRDAVFLFKDFLSDEGAVGVDSVAAVAVLSACSRVSSMKASAAVHALVVKAGLDMDVGVGNTLTDAYAKGGDLSLARKVFDGMIEKDVVSWNSMIALSAQNGLSGEAIELYAKMSSDGGKRHNAITLSAVLLACAHAGTLQIGKCIHNQVVRLGLEENVYVGTSVVDMYCKCGRVGTANKAFDRIKEKNILSWSAMIAGYGMHGLGREALEVFHEMKRSGEKPNYITFVSVLAACSHSGLVDEGRYWLNAMKKDFNIDPGVEHYGCIVDLLGRAGCLNEAYELVNEMKVEPDSVVWGALLSACRIHKNIQLGEISARKLFKLDPKNCGYYVLLANMYADVGKWGDVERMRVLIKNKGLVKPPGHSSVDLRGKVHVFLVGDRRHPQHKEIYAYLEELRIRMQEAGYVPDTGSVHHDVNEEEKETVLHVHSEKLAVAFAIMNTASGTTVNIIKNLRVCGDCHTAIKLIAKLVDREIVIRDSHRFHHFKDGSCSCGDYW; encoded by the exons atGAGGACGCGCTCGCTTCCCCCACGCGTCCTTTCCAAAGCCTTCTCCTCGACTTCTGCCGCCGCCCTCGCCGCCCACTTTGGCCGCGTTATCGACACTTCTTCCCTTGCCTCATGGAACTCCATCATTGCCGACCTCGCCCGTGCCGGAGACTCCATCCACGCCCTCCGTGCCTTCGCATCTCTCCGCCGTCTGCACCTCCGTCCCGACTGCTCCTCCTTCGCCCCGGCCCTCAAGTCCGCTGCTGCACTCGCTTCCCTGGAATCAGGTCGGCAGCTTCACCTCCTTTCCCTTCGTTTCGGCCTTCTCCCGGACCTCTTCGTCGCCTCCTCTCTCATCGACATGTACGCTAAGTGCCGGGAGCTCGCCGATGCTCGCCGAGCATTTGACGAGTCCCGACACCGAAACGCCGTTATATGGACCGCTATGGTAACTGGCTACGTCTGTAACAATGCCCCGAGGGATGCTGTCTTCTTGTTCAAGGATTTTCTCTCCGATGAAGGTGCTGTAGGCGTCGACTCTGTGGCAGCGGTGGCGGTGCTCTCCGCATGTTCGAGGGTTTCCAGTATGAAGGCTTCGGCAGCTGTTCATGCGCTCGTTGTGAAGGCCGGGTTGGATATGGATGTGGGAGTAGGAAACACTTTGACGGATGCTTATGCTAAAGGAGGTGACTTGAGTTTGGCGCGGAAGGTATTTGATGGAATGATTGAGAAGGATGTTGTGTCGTGGAACTCGATGATTGCATTGTCTGCTCAGAATGGGCTCTCGGGAGAGGCAATAGAGCTATATGCTAAGATGTCGAGTGATGGAGGCAAACGACACAACGCAATCACCCTCTCTGCGGTGCTGCTTGCATGCGCTCATGCAGGGACATTGCAGATTGGAAAGTGCATCCATAATCAG GTGGTCAGGTTGGGATTGGAAGAAAATGTATATGTGGGCACATCAGTAGTTGACATGTATTGTAAATGTGGAAGAGTTGGAACAGCAAACAAGGCCTTTGACCGTATAAAGGAAAAGAACATCTTATCATGGTCTGCCATGATTGCGGGTTATGGGATGCATGGCCTTGGCCGAGAAGCTTTAGAGGTTTTTCATGAAATGAAGAGATCAGGAGAGAAGCCTAATTACATAACATTTGTTTCTGTCTTGGCAGCTTGTAGCCATTCAGGGTTAGTGGATGAGGGTAGATATTGGTTAAATGCAATGAAGAAAGATTTCAATATTGATCCTGGTGTGGAGCACTATGGATGCATAGTAGACCTGCTTGGACGTGCCGGTTGTCTTAATGAAGCCTATGAACTGGTCAATGAAATGAAAGTTGAACCTGATTCTGTAGTGTGGGGTGCCCTTCTCAGTGCATGTCGGATCCATAAGAATATTCAGCTAGGAGAGATTTCTGCTAGAAAATTGTTTAAACTGGATCCAAAAAATTGTGGCTACTATGTTTTGCTCGCTAATATGTATGCAGATGTGGGAAAGTGGGGTGATGTGGAGAGGATGAGAGTTCTGATAAAGAACAAAGGATTGGTAAAACCACCAGGGCATAGTTCTGTGGATCTTAGGGGAAAGGTTCATGTATTCCTAGTTGGGGACAGAAGGCACCCCCAGCATAAAGAAATATATGCCTATTTGGAGGAGTTAAGAATTAGGATGCAGGAAGCTGGCTATGTCCCAGATACAGGTTCAGTTCATCATGATGTcaatgaagaagagaaagaaactgTACTACATGTTCACAGTGAAAAACTGGCTGTTGCTTTTGCAATTATGAACACAGCTTCTGGAACAACTGTCAACATCATCAAGAATCTTCGAGTTTGTGGCGATTGTCATACTGCAATCAAATTGATTGCCAAACTTGTAGATCGCGAGATTGTCATCAGAGACTCACACAGATTTCATCATTTCAAGGATGGGTCCTGTTCTTGTGGGGATTATTGGTAA